The Triticum urartu cultivar G1812 chromosome 5, Tu2.1, whole genome shotgun sequence genome contains the following window.
TGGGGAGCCCTCCCTGTGGACGCTTCAGCAGGCCTCGGCATTCCCTTGTCTGGCTCGAACGCTGGCCTTATACGTGCCACCCGGGATCGACCTAATGCAGATAAGAATGCTTTTTCGAAACTGAAAAACTGTTGTAGCCTTGTAGGTATGCTGTAACGATCACTAGCTTCTGAGTTGCTGTGCCCGATGTATTAGCCCTTGTCTTTAGCACCATTACAAGTGGCTCCTGAAGGACAGTTCATGTTCATCCGGTACGAGAATCCTTCGTCAGGTGCACCGTCGACAGGGGCATGGCCCTCCAGGAGACAGGCAAATATGCGTTTGGCATCAGCAACATCTTGCGTCTTCGATTAGCCGTTCCATTCCATTGTTCTACAGGAGAATATGTTCTGCAGTTTTCTTATAGGTGAACGGCCAACACCATCATTGTCTCTGAGTCAAAATACCATGTTTTATGGTATCGGTCAAAATTGGCGCTTTTCTAAGTTTATTCAGCTTATTGGGCAACTTGCTTCTTGGTAAGAGTGGCAATATCCATAGCATTATGAGTATTCATTGTTGACAATAAAGATAAATCCAATGACTTACTTTTGCTAAATTTTGTAGTGCTGACTTTGAAGATAAATGTTGCTGATTGTTTTACTGGTTTAATTATTTAGTTTTGCGAGGTTTCAGAAACTTTTTGACTTGGGAGCTGTATCCATACAGTTGTTTGAGAGTGCCAGTCTGATCATTCTTGGTCTTTTTTTATTCTCGTCCAGCGTTGAGAACAAACTGAACTCTGATTAAGTGAGAAATTTTCTGCCACAGAGTGTTTGCTGTACCATAATCCATGTCAGCTTCTAAGTGAAAATTCGTCTGTGCTCATGCTATGGCAATATTTTTGAGCATAAGTTGATCATTTGGTCAATACATTGTGTCAATTATGTTTAAAATAACTTCAGCTCTGTAACTGATACACCTGCGTGGTGCTGCTGAAGGTGACATCATGCTCACCTTGTTAAATATGGTAAGTATGAACAAGCGCATGATCTAAGAATTCATTGCTTTATTTGACAAGGAGGGCATTCAAACTTGTCTAGTATTGTGTATATGAATGGCCTTTTTCATTTTTTCCATGGTTATTTTTTTTAAGGACATACATTAAGAAGAGCAATATATTCGTTTGGGAGGTACGTCCTGATCAACCAGTCCTGGCCACCTCCGTAGCCAATACGAACAACAGTTTGTTGATAGATACTGTACTCTGGATGCTATTTCAAATCTGGGGGAAACTGCTGTGGGTACTGCTGTAACGATCACCAGCTTGTAGTATCCGTAGCCGATGTCCTTAGCACCGTTACAAGATCCCTTTCGACGGTGGCTCCTGATCCCTGAAGGACGCTTCATGTTCATCCGGTACCCCTTCGTCGGGTGCGCCGTCGACAGGGGAACAGCCTCCAGTAGACTGCGGAGCAAGTGTCTGTTTGGTAGTACCAGGAGCACCTTGCGTGCTCGTTTAGCCATTTCATTCGTCCACACGAGAATGTGTTTTGCAGTTTTCTGATGGCTGAACGTTCGTTGTCAGTACGAGCGACAGCATCATTGTCGGTGAGGAAGTTTATGTGCGGTCGTGCTATCAGCCGGTGGATGTGACGATCAGCTTCTCTGTGAAGCAGCTGAGGACAAAATTACTCCGCGAGAGAGATAGAAAAAACTGTGAAGATGAGATTTCAGACGGTGATGGCAATCAAGGTGCGGATGCTGGCTTCAGCGTGAAGCATGTGCGAGTATCGATCTTGCCTGAAACTGGACACCGGTCGAGTCCCAGGGATAGGAGTTTGTTGCAGCCAGAATCGTGGGAAAGGAGGCGTGGAGAGGAGCACATGCGTCTCATTTGAGCAGCCTTTTGGGACGGCGGCAGCGGCATGGATCGCCACTTATGTTGACTTGCACAGTGCGGCGCGTTCCTGAAGAAAATATTCCCATGACAAACGGGGGTAGGCCCGGCCCGACCCGGCTGGGATTCTCGGCCGATAGGACAGAGCCGGCCAACTTTGATTCCGAGGCGACGCCAtggtttttgttttgtttgatGATGAGGATCGCGATCGGGAATACTGACGGTACTGCCGGATGATGGATGCGATGCGAAATCCACAGACGCACGAGCACACGCCCGCGTGAATTAACCAGACACGGACGGACCTTGTCTTGCACACCACCCTCATCATGGTGTTGTGTGGGACGCATCCGACACGGTACGACAAGCGTCCGTCCCGGCCCAGCCCTGCTTCATGGCGCCGGCCCGCCGGACACCTGGCCTGGCTGGACCGACGACCGGACAAACCAAGgtcatcgtcgtcgtcgccgccgcctctgGTCCTAGGGAAGCAAGCAACACGGCAGAGTTATTAGCCGGAAACAGCGGGCGCCGAGCTTTCGCTTCGGCGAGCTGGAGCGTGTGATCAAGGCCCGGGCAGCTGGCGAGCATGCGACGGGCTCGGGTTAATTCCGACGTGGAGAGCAGTAAATAAATACAAGGCGTCGTGAAAGAGAAGGAAACGGGCGCCTTTCCGGCCCTCGGAGTCGCCATCACCAGATAACCCCGGCTGGGCCTCGGCCGCCCACttcccccctcccccgcccgcgccGCGCCAGTATATTCACTCGCCGCGCTCTCCTTCCTCCGCCCCCCAACGCACGCGCGCGCATAGGAGGAGCAGACCAGCTGGCCGCGCCTCGATCGCAATGGCGCCGGAGCAAGGGTCGCGTGGCGCCaaggccgacgcggcggccatGGAGACGGcgggccgaggaggaggagggcggccGTCGTCGGGGGCGGAGGCGGGGTGGGCGTGGTCGTGGGCGTGCTGCGCCGTGGCGGCGGGCGTGGCGGCGGTGGGGCTGGCGGGGGCCGGGGTGCTGGTGTGGTGGGCGGTGGCGTTCCACCCGGCGCGGGAGCAGCTCTGGATGGTGCCCGTCGGCCTCGTCCTCCTCGGCACCCCGCTCGTCGCCTGGCTCTCCCTCTTCGCCTCCGGCGCGTGCCGCCGCCTCGGGACCAGCCACCACCACCCGCCTCCGGCCGAGCGATGAGAGTGAGACACACACGATCCCATCTCGGCAGCTCCGCGAGCACGCATCGATCAGTGTTTCTTCCGGTCCCGATTCTTGATCCTGGCTGTGAATTACATCTTCTTTCGTTTCTCTCGGTCGCACTAGCAGCGGCAGCCGTGTTAGCATAGCTTCTAGTACTCTGTTGTTGGTGTTTCTTGTCGTTTAAGATGATCGGAATGTAAGCAGCAGTTGCCGCTACCTCAGTGCCGATGAGTATTATTTGGCTGGTAGGCCCGCAGATTAGTTGGATAAGTATCGTACTCCTACGTACGTGCAATTTTTGTGTACAAAGAAAAGGGTTTCCGTAGCCCCGCAGATTATTCTACTCCGAGGCATACGTGGTAAATTCTCCTTCTCACAGACTGAGTGAGTGGCTGACAGTGATTCGATCGGCAGTCAGACAGTCCACTCAGGCTCAGAGGTTTTTTTTTGAAACACTCAGGCTCAGTTATGACTGACACGGTGCTAAATATATACTGAAGTGTACAGTGCAAGATTCGATTCTGAAGTATTTTTAGGTTAGCCTGCATTCCCTAACCCGTGCTACAGCTACCCCAGAACGCCACGGCCGGGAAAGAAGCTGGTAGTATTATTTTTACTGGCCATTAAGCCATAGATCATGGCTTAATGACGATCGAGCTCCCCCATGTACGCATGTGGCATGCAATCCGTCTTCCAGAAGGAGCCTCCCCCATGTACTGCATGCAGTGGAGATTTTGCGGACGTAGTGAAGGCCTGATGGCAACTGTTGTACCGTCGGCTTCAACCATGCACGGCCTGGGCTCCGGCGTCAGTGAGAGATGGACTTGGAGAAGTCGTGCGTGGCTCATTGTCCGACGCCAATGTCAGTCGGTACGCGTGAGCAAGTGTGTGCGTGTTGCGTGGGTGCATGGGCGGGTGACGTGCGGTCGTGG
Protein-coding sequences here:
- the LOC125511287 gene encoding uncharacterized protein LOC125511287; the protein is MAPEQGSRGAKADAAAMETAGRGGGGRPSSGAEAGWAWSWACCAVAAGVAAVGLAGAGVLVWWAVAFHPAREQLWMVPVGLVLLGTPLVAWLSLFASGACRRLGTSHHHPPPAER